The following proteins are co-located in the Rippkaea orientalis PCC 8801 genome:
- a CDS encoding ABC transporter ATP-binding protein yields the protein MNAIAILENVSYLYPNSTEPVLNNISLEIIQGEFLGIIGPTGAGKTTLCLTLNGIVPQFHGGRFFGYVTVAGLDTLKHPVSTLARYVGAVFEDPETQLLSTSVENEIAFALENLCVEREEILARIPQVLEAVRLEGLQHKHPQELSGGQKQRLAIAAALALQPQLLILDEPTSQLDPIGSQEVFATVKELNRELGVTIVMVSHGAEEMAEFSDRIALLSAGRLLSTGTPHQVYSQIERLQSQDLRPPQVAETFYHIRQKGITLSQIPVTLNGGINTLKQLQENTSIAGFSEDQLTYQQQSAQPVLTAENLTHIYDDGTQALHRVSLDIYPGEYVLIVGQNGAGKSTLVKHFLNLLSPTQGIVKIRQRDTKELSVSELSRFIGYVAQNPDNQMFNMTVEKEVSFALENLNYSRKKIEEQVNTSLAAMDLLEHRNAHPLSLPKGDRARIIIAAILAMEPDIIIFDEPTTGQDYRGSLAILEVSRQLHKMGKTIIVITHHLYLMPDYAQRAIIMGQGTILLDAPIRQAYHKIDLLKSTYLIPPQSVLLAENLGQLTGKNYPLLTPIELSNCF from the coding sequence ATGAATGCGATCGCAATTTTAGAAAATGTCTCCTATCTCTATCCCAATTCGACGGAACCTGTCTTAAATAATATCTCTTTAGAGATTATTCAAGGAGAATTTTTAGGGATTATTGGACCAACTGGTGCGGGGAAAACTACTCTGTGTTTAACCCTAAATGGGATCGTTCCGCAATTTCATGGCGGTCGTTTTTTTGGCTATGTTACGGTCGCAGGACTCGATACTCTAAAACATCCCGTCAGTACCTTAGCGCGGTATGTTGGGGCAGTATTTGAAGATCCTGAAACCCAGTTACTGTCTACTTCTGTTGAAAATGAAATTGCTTTTGCTTTAGAAAATCTTTGTGTAGAACGCGAGGAAATTTTAGCGCGTATTCCCCAAGTTTTAGAAGCTGTTCGTCTCGAAGGACTGCAACATAAACATCCCCAAGAATTGTCAGGGGGACAAAAACAAAGATTAGCGATCGCGGCTGCTTTAGCGTTACAACCTCAATTACTCATTTTAGACGAACCAACGTCTCAATTAGATCCCATTGGTTCCCAAGAAGTTTTTGCCACAGTTAAGGAATTAAATCGAGAATTGGGAGTGACTATTGTTATGGTATCCCATGGGGCTGAAGAAATGGCGGAATTTAGCGATCGCATTGCCCTTTTATCAGCCGGAAGACTTCTATCGACAGGAACTCCTCATCAAGTTTATAGCCAAATTGAACGGCTACAATCCCAAGATTTACGTCCTCCCCAAGTGGCTGAAACCTTTTATCATATTCGTCAAAAAGGTATTACATTATCTCAAATTCCTGTTACTTTGAACGGAGGAATTAATACCCTCAAACAATTACAAGAAAATACCTCTATCGCTGGATTCTCTGAAGATCAATTAACCTATCAACAGCAATCAGCACAACCCGTTCTTACCGCAGAAAATTTAACCCATATTTATGATGATGGAACTCAGGCACTTCATCGAGTTTCTTTGGATATTTATCCGGGGGAATATGTCTTAATTGTGGGACAAAATGGAGCCGGAAAAAGCACCTTAGTCAAACACTTTTTAAATTTGCTTTCTCCCACCCAAGGAATCGTCAAAATTCGTCAACGGGATACTAAAGAACTTTCTGTCAGTGAGTTGTCTCGTTTTATTGGTTATGTAGCACAAAATCCCGATAATCAAATGTTTAATATGACGGTGGAAAAAGAAGTTAGTTTTGCCCTAGAAAACCTCAATTATTCTCGCAAAAAAATTGAAGAACAGGTCAATACAAGTTTAGCAGCGATGGATTTATTAGAACATCGTAATGCTCATCCGTTATCGTTACCGAAAGGCGATCGCGCTCGGATTATTATTGCTGCTATCCTGGCGATGGAACCTGATATTATTATTTTTGATGAACCCACTACTGGACAAGATTATCGAGGTTCTCTAGCGATTTTAGAAGTCAGTCGTCAGTTACACAAAATGGGTAAAACGATTATTGTTATTACTCATCATTTATATTTAATGCCCGACTATGCTCAACGAGCAATTATTATGGGACAAGGTACCATTTTACTCGATGCTCCGATTCGTCAAGCTTACCATAAAATCGATTTATTAAAGTCTACCTATCTAATCCCTCCTCAGTCCGTTTTATTAGCTGAAAACCTCGGTCAATTAACGGGTAAAAATTACCCCTTATTAACCCCTATTGAATTGTCTAATTGTTTTTAA
- a CDS encoding energy-coupling factor transporter transmembrane component T family protein — MFKFESVEHDSLFTRLDFRTKLVMIVVITIIAFVWESPIIGAFLTLSISLSCLWAGIKLDYLKLVFKVMIPFYVFLLITMGFFNIIQVKTLISQATLTPIEQVELTTFIAIPKNWLWVGGASMSQEGILYGLNIILKTLTMILVIPLAIFTTDINQMIVGMVRLKIPYKIVFIFSSTLRFFPLLLDEIEAIIQAQKLRGLNLEKMGLIRKAKVYSTVAVPLILNAMTKSQKLEIVLQSKAFSGSSNRTYLHQSILTQLDYVMIGFFVLFLLITMILYWGWGIGKFTWLIYS, encoded by the coding sequence ATGTTTAAATTTGAAAGTGTTGAACATGATTCCCTTTTTACCCGTTTAGATTTCCGAACTAAACTCGTAATGATCGTCGTTATTACTATTATTGCCTTTGTTTGGGAAAGTCCTATTATTGGCGCATTTTTAACCCTATCAATTTCTTTGTCTTGTTTATGGGCTGGCATAAAATTAGATTATCTAAAATTGGTTTTTAAGGTGATGATTCCTTTTTATGTTTTTCTTTTGATAACCATGGGATTTTTTAATATTATTCAAGTTAAAACCTTAATTAGTCAAGCAACTTTAACCCCTATTGAGCAAGTAGAATTAACAACTTTTATAGCAATTCCTAAGAATTGGCTTTGGGTGGGAGGTGCTTCTATGAGTCAAGAAGGTATTCTCTATGGTTTAAATATTATTCTCAAAACCTTAACTATGATTTTAGTTATTCCTTTAGCGATTTTCACCACAGATATCAATCAAATGATAGTGGGTATGGTTCGCTTAAAAATTCCCTACAAAATTGTTTTTATTTTCTCATCTACTTTACGCTTTTTTCCGTTATTATTAGATGAAATTGAAGCGATTATTCAAGCGCAAAAATTACGCGGATTAAACCTAGAAAAAATGGGCTTAATTCGCAAAGCAAAAGTTTATTCAACTGTTGCAGTTCCTCTCATTTTAAATGCCATGACCAAATCACAAAAATTAGAAATTGTTCTGCAATCAAAAGCGTTTTCTGGTAGTTCTAATCGTACCTATTTACATCAATCGATTCTGACTCAATTAGATTATGTAATGATAGGATTTTTTGTCCTATTTCTGTTAATCACAATGATTCTCTATTGGGGTTGGGGTATTGGTAAATTTACTTGGCTCATTTATTCTTAG
- a CDS encoding TatD family hydrolase, translating into MMRQIQLIDTHVHINFDVFQSDLESLRTRWQQANVVHLVHSCVEPGEFLTIQALANQFSELSFAVGLHPLDAEKWTKSTAEEILTYAQSDPRVVAIGEMGLDFYKADNQDWQKQVLEAQLAIAHQLNKPVIIHCREAAQTLREILASFQQNQGTIKGVMHCWGGTPEETQWFLDLGLYISFSGIVTFKNAHQIRESALIVPSDRLLIETDCPFLAPVPKRGKRNEPAYVRHVAEFLSQWRGVSLETLAQQTTENACQLFQLSISN; encoded by the coding sequence ATGATGAGGCAGATACAATTAATTGATACCCACGTCCATATCAACTTCGACGTTTTTCAATCCGACCTCGAATCACTCCGAACCCGTTGGCAACAAGCCAATGTCGTTCATCTTGTGCATTCTTGTGTCGAACCTGGAGAGTTCCTCACGATTCAAGCCTTAGCGAATCAGTTTAGCGAACTCTCCTTTGCCGTGGGATTACACCCCTTAGATGCCGAAAAATGGACTAAGAGCACCGCCGAAGAAATTTTGACCTATGCCCAATCTGATCCTAGAGTCGTAGCGATCGGGGAAATGGGACTAGACTTTTATAAAGCGGACAACCAAGACTGGCAAAAACAAGTCCTAGAAGCTCAATTAGCCATTGCCCACCAACTCAACAAACCCGTTATTATTCATTGTCGGGAGGCTGCCCAGACGTTAAGGGAAATTTTAGCATCCTTTCAACAAAACCAAGGGACAATCAAAGGAGTCATGCACTGTTGGGGGGGAACTCCCGAAGAAACCCAATGGTTCCTTGATCTCGGATTGTATATCAGTTTTAGCGGGATTGTCACCTTCAAAAATGCCCATCAGATTCGAGAAAGTGCTCTAATAGTACCGAGCGATCGCCTCCTAATTGAAACAGATTGTCCGTTTCTAGCCCCAGTTCCCAAGCGAGGAAAACGCAATGAACCAGCTTACGTCCGTCACGTCGCCGAATTTCTGTCCCAATGGCGCGGAGTATCCCTAGAAACGTTAGCTCAACAAACGACAGAAAATGCCTGTCAATTATTCCAATTATCAATTTCTAATTGA
- a CDS encoding ABC transporter ATP-binding protein, whose amino-acid sequence MTHPVILHLDQIIKQFSNHQIPAVNQVSLTLNQGDILGLLGPSGCGKTTLLRIIAGFEQPSSGTVELAGQIVAGAGHWLPPEQRHTGMVFQDYALFPHLSIAENIAFGLQKKKERLPKPKIQHRISEVLALVGLSGLEKRYPHQLSGGQQQRVALARALAPAPALILLDEPLSNLDVQVRLRLRHEIRHILKATGISAIFVTHDQEEALAISDKIAVMSHGKVEQMGTPEEIYTRPASRFVAEFVTQANFIPAKRQGELWTTEIGQWQIPTPEVLQGCHDGDVMVRQEDILLEPDESATIIISDRQFLGREYRYCLQMPSGGQLHARTTLNTQLPIGTRVQLAIPTYAPKIFPPASLAIR is encoded by the coding sequence ATGACCCATCCTGTTATCCTCCACCTAGACCAGATTATTAAACAATTTTCTAACCATCAAATTCCTGCGGTTAATCAAGTGAGTTTAACCCTGAACCAAGGAGACATTCTAGGATTATTGGGACCATCAGGGTGTGGAAAAACAACCCTTTTACGCATCATTGCAGGGTTTGAACAACCCTCATCAGGAACTGTAGAACTTGCTGGACAAATCGTCGCCGGGGCTGGTCATTGGCTGCCCCCAGAACAACGCCATACAGGCATGGTTTTCCAAGATTATGCCCTATTTCCCCACTTAAGCATCGCAGAAAATATTGCCTTTGGGTTACAAAAGAAAAAAGAACGCCTCCCCAAACCAAAAATTCAGCACAGAATCTCAGAGGTTCTCGCTTTAGTGGGACTCTCAGGGTTAGAAAAACGCTATCCCCATCAACTGTCTGGGGGACAACAACAACGGGTAGCCTTAGCGAGAGCCCTGGCCCCTGCACCCGCTTTAATTCTCTTAGATGAGCCCTTGAGTAATTTAGACGTTCAGGTTCGTTTAAGACTACGCCACGAAATTCGTCATATCCTTAAAGCAACGGGTATTTCTGCGATTTTTGTCACCCACGATCAAGAGGAAGCCTTAGCGATCTCCGATAAAATTGCCGTGATGTCCCACGGAAAAGTCGAACAAATGGGAACCCCCGAAGAGATTTATACCCGTCCCGCGTCGCGGTTTGTGGCTGAATTTGTCACCCAAGCCAATTTTATCCCCGCTAAACGACAAGGAGAACTGTGGACGACGGAAATTGGCCAATGGCAGATTCCCACTCCTGAAGTGCTTCAGGGATGTCATGATGGGGACGTGATGGTCAGACAAGAGGATATTTTATTAGAACCCGATGAAAGCGCAACGATTATTATTAGCGATCGCCAGTTTTTAGGACGGGAATATCGTTACTGTCTACAAATGCCCTCTGGAGGTCAACTTCATGCGAGAACGACCTTGAATACTCAACTGCCCATCGGAACTAGGGTGCAATTAGCAATACCTACCTATGCACCGAAAATCTTTCCTCCTGCTTCTCTTGCTATCAGATAA
- the rpsT gene encoding 30S ribosomal protein S20, translating to MANSKSALKRIAVAERNRLHNKAYKSAVRTLMKKYFEAVQAYGNNPTPDNLSVVEQCMSAAYSKIDKAVKRHVLHRNNGARKKARLAKALKQVATAS from the coding sequence GTGGCCAACTCCAAATCTGCACTCAAACGCATCGCCGTCGCTGAACGCAATCGACTCCATAACAAAGCGTACAAATCAGCCGTCAGAACCCTGATGAAAAAATATTTTGAAGCGGTTCAAGCCTATGGCAATAATCCAACGCCTGACAATCTGAGCGTTGTTGAACAATGTATGTCAGCAGCTTACAGCAAAATTGACAAAGCCGTGAAACGGCACGTCCTCCATCGTAACAATGGGGCTCGCAAAAAAGCCCGTCTAGCCAAAGCTCTCAAGCAAGTTGCTACTGCTTCATAA
- a CDS encoding DUF2130 domain-containing protein, translated as MSKKTENRQIKCPECGAEFEVETILRENIEKELRQQLTQEIRDRLEADLEANMRKQLSEEVAKAKENLEAENARFKAKLTAEAQQRNLDLLEQQEQVKLLSEKLEQQRQEKTELVKAKLERDELKSQLEEKVLEAKQQAIAQTKQTLRQQFEEQYSQQLQIAIADKEIALVEAKEKEKQLKEQIETLKERADQGSMQIQGEALETAIEQTLNNLFPRDHINTIETGVYGADLTQIVLNDFGVATGKIIYESKKAKNWQDKWVQKLRKDSINEKADLKVIVTTTMPNNMDSFGQIDDIFICRYHELPVVATLLRQVLIQTHQEKLTQTHMKTVQERVVDYIRSDEFTTVMMMLQEAYNAFSEDLRKEENYMKQRWKARRDYLDKVSNGLTSIIGSLAAIGGTNFDLTGQLANSNPPEFLLSSQQEI; from the coding sequence ATGAGTAAAAAAACAGAAAATCGGCAAATTAAATGTCCTGAGTGTGGTGCGGAATTTGAAGTCGAAACGATTTTGCGCGAGAATATCGAAAAGGAACTACGACAACAATTAACTCAAGAAATACGCGATCGCCTCGAAGCGGATCTTGAAGCAAATATGCGAAAGCAGTTATCAGAAGAAGTAGCAAAGGCTAAGGAAAATTTAGAAGCAGAAAATGCCAGATTTAAGGCAAAATTAACAGCAGAAGCGCAACAAAGAAATCTTGACCTCCTCGAACAACAGGAACAAGTTAAACTGTTAAGCGAGAAGCTAGAACAACAACGCCAGGAGAAAACCGAACTGGTCAAGGCCAAATTAGAACGAGATGAACTAAAATCCCAATTAGAGGAGAAGGTATTAGAAGCCAAACAACAAGCGATCGCACAAACCAAACAAACCCTACGACAACAGTTTGAAGAACAATATAGTCAACAATTACAAATTGCGATCGCCGATAAAGAAATAGCACTTGTCGAAGCAAAAGAGAAGGAAAAACAGCTAAAAGAGCAGATTGAAACCCTCAAGGAACGAGCGGATCAAGGTTCAATGCAAATTCAAGGGGAAGCCCTAGAAACAGCGATTGAGCAGACGCTAAACAATCTTTTTCCTAGAGATCACATTAATACCATTGAAACTGGCGTTTATGGTGCAGATTTAACCCAAATTGTCCTTAATGACTTTGGTGTTGCTACCGGAAAAATTATCTACGAGTCGAAAAAAGCGAAAAACTGGCAAGATAAATGGGTTCAAAAACTGCGAAAAGACTCAATTAACGAGAAAGCAGACTTAAAAGTGATTGTTACCACTACTATGCCTAATAATATGGACAGTTTTGGACAAATTGATGATATTTTTATCTGTCGTTACCATGAATTACCCGTAGTCGCTACCCTCCTGCGTCAAGTTTTAATCCAAACCCATCAAGAAAAACTCACGCAAACACACATGAAAACAGTACAAGAAAGGGTCGTTGACTATATCCGCAGTGATGAGTTTACTACAGTAATGATGATGTTACAGGAAGCTTACAACGCCTTTAGTGAAGATTTACGCAAAGAAGAAAACTATATGAAACAACGCTGGAAAGCAAGGCGCGATTACCTAGACAAAGTTAGCAATGGTTTAACCTCGATTATTGGTAGTTTAGCTGCTATTGGTGGCACAAACTTTGATCTTACCGGTCAATTAGCCAATAGTAATCCCCCTGAATTTTTATTATCCAGTCAGCAAGAAATTTAG
- a CDS encoding Uma2 family endonuclease has protein sequence MKSITIPKGFKVTPEQFEQLAYAEQLARMELTKEGELIIMSPTGGTAGGKNFNLYLDLGIWNRQTKLGQAFDSSTIFVLPNGARRSPDLSWIKLDRWNQLTQAQKDGFPPIAPDFVIELVSPSDMINQRYIDLQLKMQEYLDNGVKLGWLISPSIKMVEIYRLNQDLETLNNPQTLSGEDILPGFILDLTEIWY, from the coding sequence ATGAAAAGTATTACTATTCCTAAAGGATTTAAAGTGACTCCAGAACAATTTGAGCAGCTTGCTTATGCTGAACAATTAGCCCGAATGGAGTTAACTAAAGAGGGAGAATTAATTATTATGAGTCCGACGGGTGGGACAGCAGGAGGAAAAAACTTCAATCTCTACTTAGATTTAGGCATTTGGAATCGTCAAACTAAATTAGGACAAGCTTTTGATTCTTCAACTATTTTTGTTCTTCCCAATGGTGCTAGAAGAAGTCCCGATCTCAGTTGGATTAAACTCGATAGATGGAATCAGCTTACCCAAGCGCAAAAAGATGGTTTTCCTCCCATTGCTCCTGATTTTGTTATTGAATTAGTCAGTCCTAGTGACATGATTAATCAAAGATACATTGACTTACAATTAAAGATGCAAGAATATTTAGATAATGGAGTTAAACTAGGTTGGTTAATCTCTCCATCGATAAAAATGGTAGAAATCTATAGATTAAACCAAGACCTAGAGACTTTAAATAATCCCCAAACGCTGTCAGGAGAAGATATTTTACCGGGGTTTATTTTGGATTTAACGGAGATTTGGTACTAA
- the rpoB gene encoding DNA-directed RNA polymerase subunit beta, giving the protein MTNLTYNYNLLPDLIEIQRSSFRWFLEEGLIEELDSFSPISDYTGKLELHFLGENYKLKQPKYDVDEAKRRDSTYSVQMYVPTRLINKETGEIKEQEVFIGDLPLMTERGTFIINGAERVIVNQIVRSPGVYYKAEIDKNGRRTYSASLIPNRGAWLKFETDKNGLVWVRIDKTRKLSAQVLLKAIGLSDAEILDGLRHPDFYQRTLDKEGNPSEEEALLELYRKLRPGEPPTVTGGQQLLDSRFFDSKRYDLGRVGRYKLNKKLRLNAPDTIRVLRPADIMAAIDYLINLEFDVGSTDDIDHLGNRRVRSVGELLQNQVRVGLNRLERIIRERMTVSESDGLTPASLVNPKPLVAAIKEFFGSSQLSQFMDQTNPLAELTHKRRISALGPGGLTRERAGFAVRDIHPSHHGRICPVETPEGPNAGLIGSLATYARVNQYGFIETPYYKAENGRVRRDLDPVYLTADEEDDLRVCPGDAATDAEGNILGESVPIRYRQEFSTTSPEQVDYVAVSPVQIVSVATSMIPFLEHDDANRALMGSNMQRQAVPLLRPERPLVGTGLEAQAARDSGMVIVSRTYGIVTYVDASEIRVQVTGPENHDKLGTEITYLLQKYQRSNQDTCLNQRPLVYVNEEVVPGQVLADGSATEGGELALGQNILVAYMPWEGYNYEDAILISERLVYDDVYTSIHVEKYEIEARQTKLGPEEITREIPNVGEDSLRNLDEQGIIRIGAWTEAGDILVGKVTPKGESDQPPEEKLLRAIFGEKARDVRDNSLRVPNGEKGRVVDVRVFTREQGDELPPGANMVVRVYVAQKRKIQVGDKMAGRHGNKGIISRILPIEDMPYLPDGRPVDIVLNPLGVPSRMNVGQVFECLLGWAGENLGVRFKVTPFDEMYGEETSRKTVHGKLQEASHKRGKSWIYQEENPGKIQVFDGRTGEPFDRPVTVGQAYMLKLVHLVDDKIHARSTGPYSLVTQQPLGGKAQQGGQRFGEMEVWALEAYGAAYTLQELLTVKSDDMQGRNEALNAIVKGKPIPQPGTPESFKVLMRELQSLGLDIAVHKVENAEDGTSRDVEVDLMVDTQRRTPSRPTYESLTSEDLEEEEV; this is encoded by the coding sequence ATGACTAATCTAACCTATAACTACAATCTGCTTCCCGACTTAATCGAAATTCAACGGTCGAGTTTTCGCTGGTTCCTCGAAGAAGGACTCATCGAAGAACTCGATAGCTTCTCCCCCATTAGCGACTATACGGGCAAATTAGAACTGCATTTTTTAGGAGAAAACTATAAATTAAAACAGCCAAAATATGATGTAGACGAAGCAAAACGGCGTGATAGTACCTATTCCGTGCAAATGTATGTGCCGACTCGTTTAATTAACAAAGAAACCGGAGAAATTAAAGAACAAGAAGTCTTTATTGGGGATCTACCCCTGATGACTGAACGGGGAACCTTTATTATTAATGGTGCCGAACGGGTCATCGTCAATCAAATTGTCCGTTCTCCAGGGGTTTACTACAAAGCCGAAATCGACAAAAACGGACGGAGAACCTATTCAGCCTCGTTAATTCCCAACCGAGGAGCCTGGTTAAAGTTTGAAACCGACAAAAATGGCTTAGTTTGGGTCAGAATCGACAAAACCCGTAAACTATCAGCCCAAGTTTTACTCAAAGCCATTGGCTTAAGTGATGCCGAAATTCTCGACGGGTTACGTCATCCCGACTTCTATCAGCGTACCCTCGACAAAGAAGGAAATCCCAGCGAAGAAGAGGCATTATTAGAATTATATCGCAAATTACGCCCCGGAGAACCCCCCACGGTAACAGGAGGACAACAACTCCTCGATTCGCGCTTTTTTGACAGCAAACGCTACGATCTAGGCCGCGTTGGTCGGTATAAACTCAACAAAAAACTGCGCCTGAATGCCCCCGATACCATTCGGGTACTACGCCCGGCGGATATTATGGCAGCGATCGACTATTTAATCAACCTAGAATTTGATGTAGGTAGTACCGATGATATTGACCACCTAGGAAACCGTCGCGTTCGTTCCGTCGGAGAACTCCTACAAAACCAAGTCAGAGTCGGCTTAAACCGCCTAGAACGGATAATCCGCGAACGGATGACCGTTAGTGAGTCCGATGGACTAACCCCCGCGTCTTTGGTTAACCCCAAACCCCTAGTAGCTGCCATTAAAGAGTTTTTTGGCTCATCCCAACTGTCCCAATTCATGGATCAAACCAACCCTTTAGCGGAATTGACCCATAAACGGCGGATTTCAGCCCTAGGACCTGGCGGGTTAACGCGAGAACGCGCAGGCTTTGCGGTGCGAGATATCCATCCCTCCCACCACGGGCGCATCTGTCCGGTAGAAACGCCTGAAGGACCCAACGCAGGATTAATTGGTTCTTTGGCAACCTATGCACGGGTCAATCAATACGGATTCATCGAAACACCCTACTATAAGGCAGAAAATGGACGAGTCAGACGAGATTTAGACCCCGTTTACCTCACCGCCGACGAAGAAGACGATCTGCGGGTCTGTCCGGGGGATGCGGCCACTGATGCCGAGGGCAATATCCTAGGGGAAAGCGTCCCCATTCGCTACCGTCAGGAATTTTCCACCACCAGTCCCGAACAAGTGGACTATGTGGCCGTCTCTCCGGTACAGATTGTTTCGGTAGCTACGTCCATGATTCCCTTTTTGGAACACGACGACGCTAACCGCGCCCTGATGGGATCGAATATGCAGCGTCAAGCCGTTCCTTTACTGCGGCCAGAACGTCCCTTAGTGGGAACTGGACTAGAAGCCCAAGCCGCGAGAGATTCAGGGATGGTGATCGTCAGCCGTACCTATGGGATCGTTACCTATGTAGATGCCTCCGAAATTCGGGTACAGGTGACGGGTCCAGAAAACCACGACAAATTAGGAACCGAGATCACCTATCTGTTACAGAAATATCAACGGTCTAACCAAGATACCTGTTTAAATCAGCGTCCTCTGGTGTACGTTAATGAGGAGGTTGTCCCTGGTCAAGTCTTAGCCGATGGATCAGCCACCGAAGGCGGAGAATTAGCCCTAGGACAGAATATTCTCGTCGCCTATATGCCCTGGGAAGGCTATAACTACGAGGATGCGATCCTGATTAGTGAACGGTTGGTCTATGACGACGTTTACACCAGTATTCACGTTGAAAAGTACGAAATTGAAGCCCGTCAGACTAAATTAGGACCAGAAGAGATTACCCGCGAAATTCCTAACGTTGGGGAAGATTCCCTGAGAAACCTCGATGAACAGGGCATTATCCGCATTGGGGCTTGGACAGAAGCCGGGGATATCCTGGTCGGAAAAGTGACCCCCAAAGGAGAATCGGATCAACCCCCTGAAGAAAAGCTATTACGCGCAATTTTTGGTGAAAAAGCCCGTGATGTACGGGATAACTCTTTAAGGGTTCCCAACGGAGAAAAAGGCCGCGTCGTCGATGTCCGGGTGTTTACGCGGGAACAGGGAGATGAATTACCCCCTGGGGCTAACATGGTAGTACGGGTGTATGTTGCCCAAAAACGCAAAATCCAAGTCGGGGATAAAATGGCCGGTCGCCACGGGAATAAGGGGATTATTTCCCGTATTTTGCCCATTGAAGATATGCCCTATTTACCTGATGGCCGCCCCGTGGATATCGTTCTCAACCCCTTGGGTGTGCCCTCGCGGATGAACGTCGGTCAGGTGTTTGAATGCTTATTAGGATGGGCAGGTGAAAACTTGGGCGTTCGCTTTAAAGTGACTCCCTTTGATGAAATGTACGGCGAAGAAACCTCTCGTAAAACCGTTCATGGCAAACTGCAAGAAGCCAGTCACAAACGCGGGAAAAGCTGGATTTATCAAGAAGAAAATCCAGGGAAGATTCAGGTCTTTGATGGCCGTACTGGAGAACCCTTCGATCGCCCCGTCACCGTAGGTCAAGCCTATATGCTTAAATTAGTCCACTTGGTGGATGATAAGATCCACGCCCGTTCGACGGGTCCCTACTCCTTGGTAACACAACAACCTTTAGGTGGAAAGGCACAACAAGGTGGACAACGCTTCGGAGAAATGGAAGTTTGGGCGTTAGAAGCCTATGGGGCAGCCTATACCCTGCAAGAGTTGTTAACGGTGAAATCCGACGATATGCAAGGACGGAACGAAGCCTTAAATGCGATCGTTAAGGGTAAACCCATTCCTCAACCCGGAACGCCTGAGTCCTTTAAGGTACTGATGCGCGAATTGCAGTCCTTGGGCTTAGATATTGCCGTCCATAAGGTAGAAAATGCCGAAGATGGGACCAGTCGGGATGTGGAGGTTGATTTGATGGTGGATACCCAACGTCGTACTCCCAGTCGTCCTACTTATGAGTCCTTAACTAGCGAGGATCTCGAAGAAGAAGAAGTGTAA